From Triticum urartu cultivar G1812 chromosome 2, Tu2.1, whole genome shotgun sequence, a single genomic window includes:
- the LOC125534637 gene encoding putative cysteine-rich receptor-like protein kinase 39, with protein sequence MDHKATAARCGLEHILVDETAEPKALPLSLLEAITENFSNELVIGRGGFAVVYKGKLGNGEVAVKRLSKAYMHETEFDREIECLMRAKHKNIVRFLGYCDDRQRNMEIYDEKLIMADVHQRLFCFEYIPKGSLDKYINGQREWETCYKIIKGICDGLQYLHDNRIIHLDLKPANILLDDDMVPKITDFGLSRCLDENQSQVLTKTISGTTGYLAPERYEGSGITPRADLYSLGIIIMEILTGQRGHQATEDVVESWSDRLERSKQDTHYEEIRVCHEIALNCTQFNPKDRPASAQDIIDRLHEIESIQVC encoded by the exons ATGGACCACAAAGCCACTGCCGCACGATGTGGCCTAGAGCATATATTAGTCGATGAAACCGCTGAGCCCAAGGCCCTGCCATTATCACTTTTGGAGGCCATCACTGAGAATTTCTCCAATGAGCTGGTGATCGGACGCGGTGGATTTGCAGTTGTTTATAAG GGAAAACTTGGCAATGGGGAGGTCGCGGTGAAGAGACTGTCCAAAGCTTATATGCATGAAACAGAATTTGACCGGGAGATTGAATGCCTGATGCGGGCAAAACACAAAAATATAGTAAGATTTCTTGGATATTGTGATGACAGACAAAGAAATATGGAAATATACGACGAGAAACTTATCATGGCAGATGTCCACCAAAGATTGTTCTGCTTTGAGTATATACCAAAAGGGAGTCTTGATAAGTATATCA ATGGACAACGTGAGTGGGAAACATGCTACAAAATAATCAAAGGGATCTGTGACGGTTTGCAATACCTGCATGACAATCGCATTATTCACTTGGATCTGAAACCCGCCAATATACTGCTCGACGATGACATGGTGCCGAAAATAACTGATTTTGGCCTGTCAAGATGCTTAGATGAAAATCAAAGTCAAGTGCTTACCAAAACTATATCAGGAACAAC GGGATATTTGGCACCAGAACGTTATGAAGGGAGTGGAATCACACCCAGGGCCGACTTGTATAGTCTTGGTATTATTATCATGGAAATACTGACCGGGCAGAGGGGGCATCAAGCAACTGAGGAT GTGGTTGAAAGTTGGAGTGATAGGTTGGAGAGATCAAAACAAGACACACACTACGAAGAAATACGTGTATGCCACGAGATAGCTTTAAATTGCACACAGTTTAATCCAAAGGACAGACCAGCTAGTGCACAAGACATAATTGACAGGCTTCATGAAATAGAAAGTATCCAGGTATGTTGA